One window of the Shimwellia blattae DSM 4481 = NBRC 105725 genome contains the following:
- the yrbN gene encoding protein YrbN: MKIADHFHDELCRLAANNFEAHVLHG, translated from the coding sequence ATGAAAATTGCAGATCATTTTCACGATGAGTTATGTAGACTGGCCGCCAATAATTTTGAGGCACACGTACTACATGGCTGA